The following are from one region of the Bradyrhizobium septentrionale genome:
- a CDS encoding amino acid ABC transporter substrate-binding protein, which produces MRLPAVLFALMFAASPVAAEELSGTLQKIKETRKVTLGFQEASVPFSYLDDNQRPIGFALDICLKIVDAVKKELGISDITVDYLPVTSSNRIPLMVNGTIDLHCSATTNSAERQKQVTFTNSHFLSATRFAAKKSAGITTIDDLKGKSVTAVAGSVNLTQLIRVNTDRKLGITVLPAKDQAEAFLMLETDRAQAYALDDVQLAVAIARSKQPALYMISEEAFSKAEPFGIMLRREDAPFKALADRATAELYGSPEIEVMYKRWLEQPTPPNGINYNVPISPALRNAFAHPSSSFDPDVYEVPK; this is translated from the coding sequence ATGCGTTTGCCCGCCGTCCTTTTCGCTCTCATGTTCGCCGCGAGCCCCGTGGCCGCCGAAGAGCTGTCGGGCACGCTGCAGAAGATCAAGGAGACCAGGAAGGTCACGCTCGGCTTTCAGGAAGCCTCAGTTCCCTTCAGCTATCTCGACGACAATCAGCGGCCGATCGGCTTTGCGCTCGATATCTGCCTCAAGATCGTCGATGCCGTGAAGAAGGAGCTCGGCATCTCGGACATCACGGTCGACTATCTCCCGGTGACCTCGTCGAACCGCATCCCGCTGATGGTCAACGGCACGATCGATCTGCACTGCTCGGCGACCACCAACAGCGCGGAGCGCCAGAAGCAGGTGACCTTCACCAACTCGCACTTCCTGAGCGCGACGCGCTTTGCCGCCAAGAAATCGGCGGGCATCACCACGATCGACGACCTCAAGGGCAAGTCGGTCACCGCCGTTGCAGGCTCGGTGAACCTCACCCAGCTCATCAGGGTCAATACGGATCGCAAGCTCGGCATCACCGTTCTCCCGGCCAAGGACCAGGCCGAAGCGTTTTTGATGCTGGAGACCGATCGCGCCCAGGCCTACGCGCTCGACGACGTCCAGCTCGCCGTGGCGATCGCGCGGTCGAAGCAGCCGGCGCTCTACATGATCAGCGAGGAGGCGTTCTCGAAGGCCGAGCCGTTCGGGATCATGCTGCGCCGGGAGGATGCGCCGTTCAAGGCGCTCGCCGACCGCGCGACGGCGGAGCTCTACGGGAGCCCGGAGATCGAGGTCATGTACAAGAGGTGGCTGGAGCAGCCGACCCCGCCGAACGGCATCAACTACAACGTCCCGATCTCGCCGGCGCTGCGCAATGCGTTCGCCCATCCGAGCTCGAGCTTCGATCCCGACGTGTATGAGGTTCCGAAGTAG
- a CDS encoding DUF3280 domain-containing protein, translated as MRQSRLALHALALIGLLAGSCPLRAETGAAAASALSVSIDDFSYVDTSGEVIDQTAAHQRRLDGLMRRLRADVAAEPRYRLVLPADEARIKVIGGVQKTSTLVQWAKVAVIDAGATRVLYERLYTFRGDNDEAWDHAAMFLSREVRGALAAALPPEATATAAPIGLAVFEFELEDTTAAPASGLAGSDAAYLADVTRGVRDRLAQSGRYRLVDTGGVTAEPVKARALRDCDGCEAAIAQKLGADQALIGVIRRVSRTEYTVGFQLRDARSGAVISRGDSGLRMGADYSWTRGAVHLVGDRLLEGGAQR; from the coding sequence ATGCGCCAGTCCCGTCTCGCTTTGCACGCCCTTGCCCTGATCGGCCTGCTCGCCGGAAGCTGTCCTCTACGCGCCGAGACCGGCGCAGCGGCGGCGTCCGCGCTCAGCGTCAGCATCGACGATTTCAGCTATGTCGACACCTCGGGCGAGGTGATCGACCAGACCGCTGCGCACCAGCGGCGGCTGGATGGGCTGATGCGGAGGCTGCGCGCCGATGTCGCCGCGGAGCCGCGCTACCGCCTGGTTTTGCCCGCGGACGAGGCGCGGATCAAGGTTATCGGCGGCGTGCAGAAGACGAGCACGCTGGTGCAATGGGCCAAGGTCGCCGTCATCGATGCCGGCGCGACCCGTGTGCTCTACGAAAGGCTCTATACGTTTCGTGGCGACAATGATGAGGCATGGGACCACGCGGCGATGTTCTTGTCGCGCGAGGTGCGTGGCGCCCTTGCGGCCGCGCTGCCGCCGGAAGCGACGGCCACTGCTGCGCCGATCGGGCTTGCGGTGTTCGAGTTCGAGCTCGAGGACACCACTGCGGCACCGGCGTCCGGCCTTGCCGGCTCCGATGCAGCCTATCTGGCCGACGTCACCAGGGGCGTGCGTGACCGGTTGGCGCAGTCGGGCCGCTACCGCCTGGTCGATACCGGCGGCGTGACCGCGGAGCCCGTCAAGGCGCGTGCGCTGCGCGATTGCGACGGCTGTGAAGCCGCGATTGCGCAGAAGCTCGGCGCGGATCAAGCGCTGATCGGCGTGATCAGGCGGGTCAGCCGGACCGAATACACGGTCGGCTTCCAGCTGCGCGACGCCCGCAGCGGCGCGGTCATCTCACGCGGCGACAGCGGCCTGCGGATGGGCGCCGATTATTCCTGGACCCGTGGCGCGGTGCATCTGGTCGGCGACCGGCTGCTCGAGGGCGGGGCGCAGCGGTAG
- a CDS encoding MFS transporter produces MDRSRLTIIGALGTAQTLAWGSSYYLPAILADPIAHDLGISSNWFFAAFSASLVISGLLGPRVGRQIDRVGGRQVLCASNVVLAAGLALLGASGSVWTMSAAWLLLGIGMGLGLYDAAFGTLGRIYGADARASITGITLIAGFASTVGWPLSSLGLATIGWRETCFAWAIAHLVIGLPLNLLLPRTLRAVSSQGTPAKPHIPIDRTMVVLSFAFAAAWTVTSAMAAHLPRIVETFGATPAQAVFAGMMIGPAQVGARILEASLLSRFHPLLSTRLACITHPIGACVIGIFGGGAAAAFALLHGAGNGILTIARGTLPLAIFGSENYAYRLGLIGAPSRICQALAPLAFGLLIEPMGRAVVVVSAGLSLSALIALALLPRTSSARASAPAE; encoded by the coding sequence ATGGACCGCAGCCGACTAACCATCATTGGCGCGCTTGGCACGGCCCAGACACTGGCCTGGGGGTCGAGCTACTATCTGCCCGCGATACTCGCCGATCCGATCGCGCACGACCTCGGGATTTCCAGCAACTGGTTCTTTGCGGCGTTCTCTGCGTCGCTTGTGATCTCCGGGTTGCTCGGCCCGCGGGTCGGCCGGCAGATCGATCGCGTCGGCGGGCGGCAGGTGCTCTGTGCGTCGAACGTCGTCCTCGCTGCCGGGCTAGCTCTGCTCGGCGCGTCCGGGTCGGTGTGGACGATGTCGGCGGCGTGGCTGCTGCTCGGCATCGGCATGGGGCTCGGGCTCTACGATGCGGCGTTCGGCACGCTCGGACGCATCTATGGCGCCGATGCGCGTGCCTCGATCACGGGCATCACGCTGATTGCGGGATTCGCCAGCACGGTTGGCTGGCCGCTGAGCTCGCTTGGCCTCGCCACGATCGGCTGGCGGGAGACCTGCTTCGCCTGGGCGATTGCGCACCTCGTCATCGGACTGCCGCTCAATCTGCTGCTGCCGCGCACGCTACGTGCGGTATCTTCGCAAGGCACGCCCGCAAAACCGCATATTCCGATCGACCGGACCATGGTGGTGCTTTCCTTCGCATTCGCCGCCGCCTGGACGGTGACGTCGGCGATGGCCGCGCATCTGCCGCGGATCGTGGAAACCTTCGGAGCGACGCCGGCGCAGGCCGTATTCGCCGGGATGATGATCGGTCCGGCGCAGGTTGGTGCGCGCATTCTCGAGGCGAGCCTGCTCAGCCGCTTCCATCCGCTGCTCTCGACGCGACTGGCCTGCATCACCCATCCGATCGGAGCCTGCGTGATCGGCATCTTCGGCGGCGGTGCCGCCGCCGCGTTCGCGCTCCTGCACGGCGCCGGCAACGGCATCCTGACGATTGCGCGGGGAACGCTACCGCTCGCGATCTTCGGATCGGAGAACTATGCCTACCGGCTCGGATTGATCGGGGCACCGTCCCGCATCTGCCAGGCGCTGGCTCCGCTGGCGTTTGGGCTCTTGATCGAGCCGATGGGACGGGCGGTGGTCGTGGTGTCGGCAGGGCTCAGCCTGTCGGCACTGATCGCCCTGGCGTTGCTGCCTCGCACATCTTCGGCACGTGCATCCGCACCCGCGGAATGA
- a CDS encoding ABC transporter substrate-binding protein, which produces MGILIRTLLAGAVALVSLGAITQQLRDQGVSDTEIRIGNVMPYSGTLEIFGQIGKAEAAYFDIVNERGGIGGRKIRFMSYDDLSDPSNAMDLTRILVETDNVLLMFGSFGTPGNLAVRKYLNERQVPQLFVASGDQQLSDPSVYPWTMGWQPSYREEGRIYANYIQAFYPGKKIVALWQNDQFGRDLFKGLEQGLGDVAHNIRVDIAYDVDDQHLDGHVSVLKRSGAEIFVFAGVPENAAKVIRAAAEHGWRPVFIVNQMAASIETVLKPAGMENATGVITAAFLKDASDPAWKDELGTGAWRSFIEKYTKAGGKDDAAAVYGYAAAETLVQVLTQCGNDLSRENVMKQAAALRDYQASALLPGIKINTGQSDFRPVKQLRLFQFDGRGWQSIGDVLDTAFGDPGKK; this is translated from the coding sequence CCGAACTCTGCTGGCCGGCGCCGTCGCGCTGGTGTCGCTCGGCGCCATCACGCAGCAACTGCGCGACCAGGGCGTTTCCGACACCGAAATCCGGATCGGCAATGTGATGCCCTATAGCGGCACGCTGGAAATTTTCGGCCAGATCGGCAAGGCGGAAGCCGCCTATTTCGACATCGTCAACGAGCGCGGCGGAATCGGCGGCCGCAAGATCCGCTTCATGTCCTACGACGATCTGTCCGATCCTTCCAATGCCATGGACCTCACGCGCATTCTCGTCGAGACCGACAATGTCCTCCTGATGTTCGGTTCGTTCGGAACGCCGGGGAACCTGGCCGTGCGGAAGTACCTCAACGAACGGCAGGTCCCGCAACTCTTCGTTGCCTCCGGCGACCAGCAGCTGAGCGATCCGTCGGTCTATCCGTGGACCATGGGCTGGCAGCCCTCCTACCGCGAGGAGGGTCGCATCTACGCCAATTACATCCAGGCTTTCTATCCGGGGAAGAAGATCGTGGCGCTCTGGCAGAACGACCAGTTCGGGCGGGATCTGTTCAAGGGGTTGGAGCAAGGACTGGGTGATGTCGCCCATAACATCAGGGTCGACATCGCCTATGATGTCGACGATCAGCATCTCGACGGCCACGTATCGGTCCTGAAGCGATCGGGGGCCGAGATCTTCGTATTTGCCGGGGTGCCGGAGAATGCCGCCAAGGTGATCCGGGCCGCGGCCGAACACGGCTGGCGGCCAGTGTTCATCGTCAACCAGATGGCGGCATCGATTGAGACGGTGCTGAAGCCGGCCGGCATGGAGAACGCGACCGGCGTCATCACCGCCGCCTTCCTGAAGGACGCGAGCGATCCGGCCTGGAAGGACGAGCTCGGCACCGGCGCCTGGCGCAGCTTCATCGAGAAGTACACGAAAGCCGGCGGCAAGGATGACGCTGCCGCCGTCTATGGCTATGCCGCCGCCGAAACGCTGGTCCAGGTGCTCACGCAATGCGGCAACGACCTGTCGCGGGAAAACGTCATGAAGCAGGCCGCCGCGCTCAGGGATTATCAGGCGTCCGCGTTGCTCCCCGGCATCAAGATCAACACCGGTCAATCGGACTTCCGGCCGGTCAAGCAATTGCGGCTGTTTCAGTTCGATGGCCGCGGCTGGCAGTCGATCGGCGATGTGCTCGATACGGCGTTCGGCGACCCAGGCAAGAAATAA
- a CDS encoding response regulator transcription factor produces the protein MSNPARTIMLVDDHAVVREGYRSMLQKQPGLSVVAEASDGVEAYRLYKETQPDLVIMDLSMPGIGGIEAIRRLRQWDKRAKILVFTMHQNAAFAVQAIRAGASGYVTKTSPPETLVHAVMDALSGKIAISPDIDHELALSHLAGETAAADLLTAREFEVMRMLLAEKTTDEIAAALHVSPKTVANLHSLIKDKLGVGTDIELVRLALRQGILTQIDLGER, from the coding sequence ATGAGCAATCCGGCGCGAACCATCATGCTGGTTGACGACCACGCCGTCGTTCGCGAGGGCTACCGGTCGATGCTGCAGAAGCAGCCAGGCCTCTCCGTCGTCGCCGAAGCCTCCGACGGCGTCGAGGCCTACCGCCTCTACAAAGAGACCCAGCCCGACCTCGTGATCATGGACCTGTCGATGCCCGGCATCGGCGGCATCGAGGCGATCCGGCGCCTCAGGCAGTGGGACAAGCGTGCAAAGATCCTGGTGTTCACCATGCACCAGAACGCGGCCTTTGCCGTGCAGGCGATCCGCGCCGGCGCCAGCGGCTATGTCACCAAGACCAGCCCGCCGGAGACGCTGGTGCACGCCGTGATGGATGCGCTGTCGGGCAAGATCGCGATCAGCCCGGATATCGACCACGAGCTCGCGCTCAGCCACCTCGCCGGCGAGACCGCAGCCGCCGATCTGCTGACCGCGCGCGAGTTCGAGGTGATGCGCATGCTGCTCGCGGAGAAGACCACCGACGAGATCGCCGCGGCGCTGCACGTCAGCCCCAAGACGGTCGCGAACCTGCATTCCCTCATCAAGGACAAGCTCGGCGTCGGCACCGATATCGAGCTGGTCCGCCTCGCGCTGCGGCAAGGCATCCTGACGCAGATCGATCTCGGTGAACGCTGA
- a CDS encoding sensor histidine kinase: MWIWSGSDLKLRLTLRVAAVSTLCFAAISGYFLIDSDRAARARIAAVADVAARTLELQHNKIQWINSPRSEFPDLDSIAATVMTPGLCLAFRSNSGEISQRFCGGAQTDTAAPPLAFAALYRRLFDPGREAARPVVSRGNAIGEAVAWVDPAVPTAEAWHDAGRLMAVFMIALPLLCALVYAALSRALRPTLLIRDGLERIAAGDLAARLPPFDLAELSAIGDVFNQLAERLAAALSDRNALTQKLILVQDEERRHLARELHDEFGQSLAAIRALAASARQTAAQDCPALLAECDGIARTATDMMETLRGALFRLRPPDVDELGLAASLEGLIAGWNGRSRGAPRFEIAISGSFERLPSSVSANLYRIVQEALTNAAKHAGATRVMLRLQMREAAAGGGDDEIALAIDDDGRPGDPQGNPQVDLKGDPQVKSGMGLLGMRERVAALGGRLSFEAGQPNGSALRVIVPVIASREAAPVERAA; the protein is encoded by the coding sequence ATGTGGATTTGGTCCGGAAGCGATCTGAAGCTGCGGCTGACCTTGCGCGTGGCCGCCGTGTCGACGCTGTGCTTTGCCGCCATCTCAGGCTACTTCCTGATCGACTCCGACCGCGCGGCGCGCGCCAGGATCGCTGCCGTTGCCGATGTCGCCGCCAGGACGCTGGAGCTGCAGCACAACAAGATCCAGTGGATCAACAGTCCGCGTTCCGAATTCCCCGATCTCGACAGCATTGCCGCCACGGTCATGACGCCGGGGCTCTGCCTCGCCTTTCGCAGCAACAGCGGCGAGATCAGCCAGCGCTTCTGCGGCGGCGCGCAGACCGACACGGCGGCGCCGCCGCTGGCCTTTGCGGCGCTCTACCGCCGCCTGTTCGATCCCGGCCGCGAGGCCGCGCGCCCGGTGGTGTCGCGCGGCAACGCGATCGGCGAGGCTGTGGCCTGGGTCGATCCGGCGGTGCCGACCGCCGAGGCCTGGCACGATGCCGGCCGGCTGATGGCGGTGTTCATGATCGCGCTGCCGCTGCTCTGCGCCCTGGTCTATGCGGCGCTGTCGCGCGCGCTGCGTCCGACGCTGTTGATCCGCGACGGGCTGGAGCGGATCGCCGCAGGCGACCTCGCCGCGCGGCTGCCGCCGTTCGATCTCGCCGAACTGTCGGCGATCGGCGACGTCTTCAACCAGCTCGCCGAACGCCTCGCCGCCGCGCTCTCCGATCGCAACGCGCTGACGCAAAAACTGATCCTGGTGCAGGACGAGGAGCGCCGGCATCTCGCGCGCGAGCTGCATGACGAGTTCGGGCAGTCGCTGGCCGCCATCCGCGCGCTTGCCGCCTCGGCGCGCCAGACCGCGGCCCAGGATTGCCCAGCCCTGCTCGCCGAATGCGACGGTATCGCGCGGACCGCGACCGACATGATGGAGACGTTGCGCGGCGCCCTCTTCAGGTTGCGGCCGCCCGATGTCGACGAACTCGGACTTGCGGCGAGCCTCGAGGGCCTGATCGCCGGCTGGAACGGCCGCAGCCGGGGAGCGCCGCGGTTCGAGATCGCCATCTCGGGATCGTTCGAGCGCCTTCCCTCCTCCGTCAGCGCCAATCTCTACCGCATCGTGCAGGAGGCGCTCACCAACGCGGCCAAGCACGCCGGCGCCACGCGCGTGATGCTGCGGCTTCAGATGCGCGAGGCGGCTGCGGGCGGCGGCGACGACGAAATCGCGCTCGCGATCGACGATGATGGCCGGCCCGGCGATCCCCAAGGGAATCCCCAAGTCGATCTCAAAGGCGATCCCCAGGTCAAGTCCGGCATGGGCCTGCTCGGCATGCGCGAGCGGGTCGCCGCGCTCGGCGGGCGGCTGAGCTTCGAGGCCGGACAGCCCAACGGCTCTGCGCTCCGCGTCATCGTTCCCGTCATTGCCAGCCGGGAGGCCGCACCCGTGGAGCGCGCGGCATGA